The following are encoded together in the Tripterygium wilfordii isolate XIE 37 chromosome 3, ASM1340144v1, whole genome shotgun sequence genome:
- the LOC119995515 gene encoding uncharacterized mitochondrial protein AtMg00810-like, with protein MDDIIVASNSSSHIHDFKTVLHQTFKIKDMGLLKFFLGLEVTRSAAGITVCQRKYAFETSEDSGFWGCKAVNFPMESNLKLVNITTGLLPDSTSYRRLIGRFYFFCTYAFEVLICNPSLWWLESPRVSNSLA; from the exons ATGGATGACATCATTGTTGCAAGTAATAGTTCTTCTCATATCCACGACTTCAAAACTGTTCTTCATCAAACTTTCAAGATCAAAGATATGGGTCTTCTTAAATTTTTCCTTGGGCTTGAAGTTACCCGAAGTGCTGCTGGCATTACTGTTTGCCAAAGGAAATATGCTTTCGAAACTTCGGAAGATTCAGGTTTTTGGGGTTGTAAGGCTGTCAATTTTCCTATGGAATCCAATCTCAAGTTAGTGAATATTACTACTGGTTTGCTTCCTGATTCCACTTCTTACAGGCGCTTGATTGGCCGATT TTATTTTTTCTGTACATATGCTTTTGAAGTTCTCATATGTAATCCATCTTTATGGTGGCTCGAGAGCCCACGGGTCTCGAATTCTCTTGCCTAA
- the LOC119995516 gene encoding uncharacterized protein LOC119995516: MSDDSKMAGIEKFDSKDFNYWKMQIEDYLYGKKLHQPLSGDKPPSLTEDDWKLLDRQVPGVIRLTISRSVAQNVSKETTTVGLMKVLSSMYETPSANNKVYLMKKLFNLRMTEGGEVTHHLNEFNALINNLSYVEIKFEDEVMALILLASLPNSWEPMRMAVSNSVGKSKLAFDNVRDLIFAEEVRVFLANGEELAIVGIGEVRLALPNKSIWLLEKVRHIPGLRRNLISVGQLDDEGHAILFNK; encoded by the exons ATGTCTGACGACTCAAAGATGGCTGGGATCGAGAAGTTCGATAGCAAGGACTTCAATTATTGGAAGATGCAGATTGAGGATTATCTCTATGGAAAAAAACTACATCAGCCACTTTCTGGTGATAAGCCCCCCAGTCTGACGGAGGATGACTGGAAATTGTTGGATCGTCAGGTTCCCGGGGTGATCAGACTAACGATTTCTAGATCTGTGGCTCAGAACGTGAGCAAGGAGACTACAACAGTAGGCCTTATGAAGGTCCTATCAAGTATGTATGAAACTCCCTCGGCAAACAACAAGGTCTATTTGATGAAAAAGTTATTTAATTTGCGCATGACGGAAGGAGGGGAGGTTACACACCATCTAAACGAATTCAATGCATTGATTAATAATCTCTCATATGTTGAGATTAAGTTTGAGGATGAGGTCATGGCGTTAATTTTACTAGCGTCATTACCTAATAGTTGGGAGCCTATGCGAATGGCTGTGAGTAATTCTGTAGGGAAATCAAAGTTAGCCTTCGATAATGTAAGGGATCTGATTTTTGCTGAAGAAGTTCG GGTATTTCTTGCAAATGGTGAGGAACTCGCAATTGTTGGCATTGGGGAAGTCAGATTAGCacttccaaataaatcaatTTGGCTATTGGAAAAAGTTCGCCATATTCCGGGGTTGCGAAGAAATCTTATTTCTGTTGGACAATTAGATGATGAGGGACATGCAATATTGTTCAACAAATAG